Within the Clostridium scatologenes genome, the region GCCATGCTTCTTCCAAATAGAAAATTAAAGGAACTTCAAGATGAAGGAAATTATACTGATAGACTTGCCTTAATGGAAGAATTCAAGACATATCCAATGGGTGATATATGGGATTATTATTGTAAGGTAAATAATGTACCTGTTAAAGAAGCATGGATTGATGAAGTTAAAAACTATGAGAAAGAGGAATTGTCAAAGAGAAAGTAGGGATAAGAATGAAAGTTGAAGATGTAAAATTTGTAAAAGATTATATAAAGATAACTTATGATGCATGGCTTAAAGGATGGCATGAACGAAATGGAGGAAACTTGAGTTATAGGATAGGAGAAGATGAAATAAAAGATGTGAAGAATCAACTTAGCGAAAACTCTGAGTTTGTTCCAATAGGAGTATCTGTTCCTAATTTGGCTAATGAATATTTTCTTGTAACCGGAAGCGGAAAATATATGAGGAATGTAATACTTGATCCTGAAGCTAATATAGGCATAGCAAAGATAGATGATAAAGGTGAAAACTACAAGATAGTTTGGGGACTTTTAAATGGTGCAAAACCTACAAGTGAATTTACTTCTCATCTCATGAGTCATTCAGTAAAGAAAGAAGCTACAGGCGGAAAAAACAAAGTCATATATCATTCTCATACTACTAATTTGATTGCACTTACTTTTGTCTTGCCGCTTGATAGCAAGGTGTTTACAAGGGAACTTTGGGAAATGGCAACAGAATGTCCTGTAGTATTTCCTTCAGGAGTTGGAGTTGTACCCTGGATGGTTCCTGGTGGAGCGGCAATTGCAAGAGAAACCAGT harbors:
- the rhaD gene encoding rhamnulose-1-phosphate aldolase; this encodes MKVEDVKFVKDYIKITYDAWLKGWHERNGGNLSYRIGEDEIKDVKNQLSENSEFVPIGVSVPNLANEYFLVTGSGKYMRNVILDPEANIGIAKIDDKGENYKIVWGLLNGAKPTSEFTSHLMSHSVKKEATGGKNKVIYHSHTTNLIALTFVLPLDSKVFTRELWEMATECPVVFPSGVGVVPWMVPGGAAIARETSKLMEEFDVVIWAHHGTFVAGENLDLAFGLMDTVEKSAEILVKVLSMGGKKQTITADNFRDLAKGFDVILPEKFLYK